Proteins from a genomic interval of Gluconacetobacter diazotrophicus PA1 5:
- a CDS encoding ABC transporter substrate-binding protein, translating to MTFKSVLLAGLAVLSLAAPSLAVTAAQAKPITGIGVSLGTLGNPYFVALVKGVTAEAAKVAPNARITSVSADYDLNKQFSQIDNFIASGDNLLLINAVDPQAILPAIKRAQKAGAVVVVVDVGAAGADAVVQTDNVAAGRLSCEYLAQKIGGKGNVAIQNGPQVSSVLDRVKGCKEALAKSPGITIVTDDQNGQGSRDAGFAVMQGYVVRFPDLAGVFTINDPQAIGSDLAARQAHRSGIVITSVDGAPDIVTALKDKTSSVLASSSQDPYQMGIDAVIAGQDLLDDKLKRGTVQLIMPKLITRDNVDSYQGWTNH from the coding sequence ATGACGTTCAAATCCGTCCTTCTCGCCGGCCTGGCTGTACTCTCGCTGGCCGCGCCCTCTCTGGCTGTGACTGCGGCCCAGGCCAAGCCGATCACCGGCATCGGCGTTTCGCTGGGCACATTGGGCAACCCCTATTTCGTGGCGCTGGTCAAGGGCGTCACCGCCGAGGCGGCGAAGGTCGCGCCGAACGCGCGCATCACATCGGTTTCGGCCGACTACGATTTGAACAAGCAGTTCTCGCAGATCGATAATTTCATCGCATCGGGGGACAATCTCCTGCTGATCAACGCGGTCGATCCGCAGGCCATCCTGCCGGCCATCAAGCGCGCGCAGAAAGCGGGCGCCGTGGTGGTGGTGGTGGACGTGGGCGCGGCCGGCGCCGACGCGGTCGTCCAGACCGACAACGTGGCGGCGGGGCGCCTGTCCTGCGAATACCTGGCGCAGAAGATCGGCGGCAAGGGCAACGTCGCGATCCAGAACGGCCCGCAGGTGTCCTCGGTCCTCGACCGCGTCAAAGGCTGCAAGGAAGCACTGGCCAAGAGCCCCGGCATTACGATCGTGACCGACGACCAGAACGGCCAGGGCTCGCGCGATGCCGGATTCGCCGTCATGCAGGGCTATGTCGTGCGCTTTCCCGACCTGGCCGGCGTGTTCACCATCAACGACCCGCAGGCCATCGGCAGCGACCTCGCGGCCCGGCAGGCGCATCGGTCGGGCATCGTCATCACCTCGGTGGACGGCGCGCCGGATATCGTGACGGCGCTGAAGGACAAGACGTCGTCGGTCCTTGCATCGTCCAGCCAGGACCCGTACCAGATGGGCATCGATGCCGTCATTGCCGGGCAGGACCTGCTGGACGACAAGCTGAAACGCGGCACGGTCCAGTTGATCATGCCCAAGCTGATCACCCGCGATAACGTGGACAGCTATCAGGGCTGGACCAACCACTGA
- a CDS encoding SDR family NAD(P)-dependent oxidoreductase, with product MPPPDQQGFTGCRVFVTGAGQGIGAATAMKFATQGARVALNDLHAEPLGRTLAGLPTVAAGPHLERPGDVSHEDTATRMIETAIAEMGGLDVMVCNAGIQIPSPSESVTLDDFATVMAVNVTGVMLCARAALGHWVRSGTRGTIVVTSSVHEIIPKPGYLGYSASKGAIGNMVRTWALEYASRGIRVNAVAPGAIETPMNRSWINDPGKYDAVSRHIPMRRPGQAGEIADAILFLASGQASYITGQTLFVDGGLTLYGDFQENWAT from the coding sequence ATGCCACCCCCCGATCAGCAAGGTTTCACCGGCTGCCGCGTGTTCGTCACTGGGGCCGGCCAGGGCATCGGCGCCGCGACGGCAATGAAATTCGCTACCCAGGGCGCCCGGGTGGCCCTGAACGACCTGCATGCCGAGCCGTTGGGACGAACCCTGGCCGGCCTGCCCACCGTGGCGGCGGGTCCGCATCTGGAACGGCCGGGGGACGTCTCGCACGAGGACACGGCGACGCGGATGATCGAGACCGCGATTGCGGAGATGGGCGGCCTGGACGTCATGGTCTGCAATGCCGGCATCCAGATCCCGAGCCCGTCGGAGTCCGTCACCCTGGACGATTTCGCGACCGTCATGGCGGTCAACGTCACCGGCGTCATGCTGTGTGCCCGGGCGGCCCTGGGGCATTGGGTGCGCAGCGGCACACGCGGGACCATCGTGGTGACCAGTTCGGTCCACGAGATCATTCCCAAGCCCGGCTACCTTGGCTATTCCGCCAGCAAGGGCGCCATCGGCAACATGGTGCGGACCTGGGCCCTGGAATATGCCAGCCGGGGCATTCGCGTGAACGCGGTGGCCCCCGGCGCGATCGAGACACCGATGAACCGAAGCTGGATCAACGATCCGGGCAAATATGATGCGGTATCACGCCATATCCCGATGCGCCGGCCAGGCCAGGCCGGCGAGATCGCGGATGCGATCCTGTTCCTGGCGTCCGGCCAGGCGTCCTACATCACCGGGCAGACCCTCTTCGTCGATGGCGGCCTGACGCTGTATGGCGATTTTCAGGAAAACTGGGCGACCTGA
- a CDS encoding ABC transporter permease subunit → MPNTLVPPVGPADISAVRASERLRSAMQAAGMLPVLVLLAICFHVFGGHRFLSGQNLSIVAQQAAINIVLSAGMTFVILTGGIDLSVGSTLAFSAMGGLMVSLVPGLGWLAIPTCLAAGLLVGLFNGSLIAGLKIPPFIVTLGTLTAVRGLARLMGADRTIFNPSLSYAWIGNDGIPVTSTLVIPWLAVIALVVVVTCWFVLRRTVLGVHIYAVGGNPAAARLAGINVPAVLMFVYALSGLLAGLGGVMSSARLYAANGLQLGQSYELDAIAAVILGGTSFVGGIGSVWGTLVGGLMIAVLSNGLILIGVSDIWQFIIKGLVIIVAVALDRFRQPAART, encoded by the coding sequence ATGCCCAACACACTCGTCCCCCCTGTCGGCCCCGCCGACATCTCGGCCGTCCGCGCGTCCGAACGGCTTCGCAGCGCCATGCAGGCGGCCGGCATGCTGCCGGTCCTGGTCCTGCTGGCCATCTGTTTCCACGTCTTTGGCGGCCACCGCTTCCTCAGCGGCCAGAACCTGTCGATCGTCGCCCAGCAGGCCGCGATCAATATCGTGCTGTCGGCCGGGATGACCTTCGTCATCCTGACGGGCGGCATCGACCTGTCCGTGGGCTCGACCCTGGCATTCTCGGCCATGGGCGGGCTGATGGTCTCGCTGGTGCCGGGCCTGGGCTGGCTGGCGATCCCGACCTGCCTTGCCGCCGGGTTGCTGGTCGGCCTGTTCAACGGGTCGCTGATCGCGGGGCTGAAGATTCCGCCCTTCATCGTCACCCTCGGCACCCTGACCGCCGTGCGCGGGCTGGCGCGGCTGATGGGGGCGGACCGCACCATCTTCAACCCGTCTCTGTCCTATGCCTGGATCGGCAATGACGGCATTCCCGTCACCTCCACGCTGGTCATTCCCTGGCTTGCCGTCATCGCACTGGTCGTCGTCGTCACCTGCTGGTTCGTGCTGCGGCGCACCGTGCTGGGCGTGCATATCTATGCGGTGGGCGGCAACCCCGCCGCCGCGCGCCTGGCGGGTATCAACGTGCCGGCCGTGCTGATGTTCGTCTATGCGCTGTCCGGCCTGCTGGCGGGGCTGGGCGGCGTCATGTCCTCGGCCCGCCTCTATGCCGCCAACGGGCTGCAACTGGGCCAGTCCTACGAACTGGACGCCATCGCGGCGGTAATCCTGGGCGGGACGTCCTTCGTCGGCGGCATCGGCTCGGTCTGGGGCACGCTGGTCGGCGGCCTGATGATCGCGGTGCTGTCCAACGGACTGATCCTGATCGGGGTGTCCGACATCTGGCAGTTCATCATCAAGGGCCTGGTCATCATCGTCGCCGTGGCGCTCGACCGCTTCCGCCAGCCCGCCGCGCGCACCTGA